The proteins below are encoded in one region of Oncorhynchus gorbuscha isolate QuinsamMale2020 ecotype Even-year linkage group LG01, OgorEven_v1.0, whole genome shotgun sequence:
- the LOC124045149 gene encoding discoidin, CUB and LCCL domain-containing protein 2-like isoform X1, with the protein MGRAVMVGRGPTEAGLFFLSTLIILLTARSSRAQKGDGCGPSVLGPSSGTLSSLGYPGTYPNHTVCEWEISVPQGRRLHFRFADLDIEDNNCQVNYLRIYDGVGPQRTQIVKFCGLGLKVPELIQSGGNRVTIQFMSGTHRSGRGFSLSYSTIEHTDLITCLDKGIHFTEAEFTRYCPAGCMTSVGEIAGTVPHGYRDSSPVCLAAIHAGVVSNSVGGQISVVSSKGIPHYDGSLANNVSSTVGPLSNSLFTFKTSGCYGTLGLESGVVRDSQLSASSVWEWSDVIGQPSEWAPSGARLKRVGLPWASAHSDQQQWLQVDLKKEKRITGITTTGSTLLEYQFYVSAYRVLYSNDGQYWSTYREADATQDKEMISLRLKIYFTRETCTKKSFQGNTNYLQEVRNNFIPPIEARYVRMSPTQWHQRIALKFELLGCQFHQARPRINHPPRPPPVATDTPSLYGLTTHTPEIRNTTMPPRTSNDVALAAVLVPVLVMVLTALVLTMVCAWHWRNRKKSSEGAYDLPHWDRTDWWKSMKQFLPSKMAEGEQSVRYCSSEVGRLRGRGIAPRLQAKPAEYAQPLVSGVVTSLGQRSTFKPEEGSDHCYTDPDLYGAPMATDIYHTYAEPLPASGAEYATPIVIDIASHLSGSSLLSQPPTVSSFMGRGPASLLTRTDSGQSGRSMYDTPKSTGQATPTEDLAYQVPQSSSQKPAGQS; encoded by the exons ATGGGCAGAGCGGTAATGGTGGGCAGGGGACCGACAGAGGCCGGGCTTTTCTTCCTGTCGactctcatcatcctcctcaccGCCAGAAGCAGTCGAGCGCAGAAAG gtgatGGCTGTGGCCCCAGTGTGTTGGGCCCTAGCAGTGGGACCTTGTCCTCTCTGGGTTACCCCGGGACTTACCCCAACCACACGGTGTGTGAGTGGGAGATCAGTGTGCCGCAGGGCCGGAGGCTACACTTCCGCTTCGCTGACCTGGACATAGAGGACAACAACTGTCAGGTCAACTATCTCAGAATCTACGATGGTGTAGGACCCCAGAGGACCCAGATAg TGAAGTTCTGTGGTCTGGGTCTGAAGGTTCCTGAGCTCATCCAGTCCGGTGGGAACCGGGTCACCATCCAGTTCATGAGTGGAACTCACCGCAGTGGGCGGGGCTTCTCCCTGTCCTACTCCACCATAGAACACACAG ATCTGATCACCTGTCTCGACAAAGGAATCCACTTCACTGAGGCAGAGTTCACAAGATACTGTCCTGCAGGATGTATGACCTCTGTTGGGGAGATTGCTGGGACCGTTCCCCACGGCTACAGAGAC TCATCTCCAGTGTGTCTAGCAGCCATCCATGCAGGTGTAGTGTCTAACTCTGTGGGCGGTCAGATCAGTGTGGTCAGCAGTAAGGGCATCCCTCACTACGATGGCTCACTGGCTAACAACGTCTCCTCCACTGT TGGTCCCTTGTCCAACAGCCTCTTCACTTTCAAGACCAGTG gttGCTATGGGACACTGGGTCTAGAGTCGGGCGTTGTTAGGGACTCCCAGCTTTCTGCTTCCTCTGTGTGGGAATGGAGTGACGTGATTGGCCAGCCCAGCGAGTGGGCCCCATCTGGGGCCCGCCTTAAAAGGGTGGGGCTTCCCTGGGCGTCGGCTCACAGCGACCAGCAGCAGTGGCTACAGGTGGACctgaagaaggagaagagaattACAGGCATCACCACAACAGGTTCCACCCTCCTGGAGTATCAGTTCTACGTGTCAGCCTATCGGGTCCTCTATAGCAACGATGGACAGTACTGGAGCACCTATCGGGAGGCAGATGCTACCCAGGACAAG GAGATGATCTCACTAAGGTTAAAAATCTATTTTACGAGAGAAACCTGCACCAAGAAG AGTTTTCAAGGAAACACCAACTATCTCCAGGAAGTGCGCAATAACTTCATCCCACCAATCGAGGCGCGATATGTGAGGATGAGCCCCACCCAGTGGCACCAGCGAATTGCCCTTAAGTTTGAGCTGCTCGGATGCCAGTTCCATCAAG CTAGGCCACGGATAAACCACCCCCCTCGTCCTCCCCCAGTGGCCACAGACACCCCCTCACTGTACGGCTTGACCACCCACACCCCTGAAATCAGAAACACCACCATGCCCCCACGCACCAGTAacg ATGTGGCATTGGCAGCAGTGTTGGTGCCAGTGTTGGTCATGGTTCTGACCGCCCTCGTCTTGACCATGGTCTGTGCCTGGCACTGGAGAAACAG gaAGAAGAGTTCAGAGGGGGCTTATGATTTACCTCATTGGGACCGTACAG acTGGTGGAAGAGTATGAAGCAGTTCCTGCCGTCCAAGATGGCAGAGGGGGAGCAGTCAGTCCGCTACTGCAGCAGTGAAGTGGGCCGGCTCAGAGGAAGAGGGATCGCCCCCAGACTACAGGCCAAACccgcag AATATGCCCAGCCCCTGGTGAGCGGTGTGGTGACATCACTAGGTCAGAGATCAACCTTCAAGCCAGAGGAAGGTTCTGACCACTGCTACACTGACCCTGACCTCTACGGTGCTCCTATGGCAACAGACATCTACCACACCTATGCTGAACCCCTGCCCGCCTCCGGTGCTGAGTACGCCACACCCATAGTGATTGACATTGCAAGCCACCTATCAGGGAGCTCCTTGCTGAGCCAGCCACCCACAGTCTCGAGCTTCATGGGCCGTGGCCCTGCCTCCCTACTCACGCGGACAGACAGTGGGCAATCGGGTAGATCAATGTACGACACGCCCAAGAGTACAGGACAGGCCACGCCCACTGAGGATCTAGCCTATCAGGTGCCTCAGAGCAGCTCTCAGAAGCCAGCGGGGCAGAGCTGA
- the LOC124045149 gene encoding discoidin, CUB and LCCL domain-containing protein 2-like isoform X2 — MDLFTRTPLEPSKLNSDGDGCGPSVLGPSSGTLSSLGYPGTYPNHTVCEWEISVPQGRRLHFRFADLDIEDNNCQVNYLRIYDGVGPQRTQIVKFCGLGLKVPELIQSGGNRVTIQFMSGTHRSGRGFSLSYSTIEHTDLITCLDKGIHFTEAEFTRYCPAGCMTSVGEIAGTVPHGYRDSSPVCLAAIHAGVVSNSVGGQISVVSSKGIPHYDGSLANNVSSTVGPLSNSLFTFKTSGCYGTLGLESGVVRDSQLSASSVWEWSDVIGQPSEWAPSGARLKRVGLPWASAHSDQQQWLQVDLKKEKRITGITTTGSTLLEYQFYVSAYRVLYSNDGQYWSTYREADATQDKEMISLRLKIYFTRETCTKKSFQGNTNYLQEVRNNFIPPIEARYVRMSPTQWHQRIALKFELLGCQFHQARPRINHPPRPPPVATDTPSLYGLTTHTPEIRNTTMPPRTSNDVALAAVLVPVLVMVLTALVLTMVCAWHWRNRKKSSEGAYDLPHWDRTDWWKSMKQFLPSKMAEGEQSVRYCSSEVGRLRGRGIAPRLQAKPAEYAQPLVSGVVTSLGQRSTFKPEEGSDHCYTDPDLYGAPMATDIYHTYAEPLPASGAEYATPIVIDIASHLSGSSLLSQPPTVSSFMGRGPASLLTRTDSGQSGRSMYDTPKSTGQATPTEDLAYQVPQSSSQKPAGQS, encoded by the exons ATGGATTTGTTCACTAGAACTCCTTTGGAACCCTCTAAACTAAACAGTGATG gtgatGGCTGTGGCCCCAGTGTGTTGGGCCCTAGCAGTGGGACCTTGTCCTCTCTGGGTTACCCCGGGACTTACCCCAACCACACGGTGTGTGAGTGGGAGATCAGTGTGCCGCAGGGCCGGAGGCTACACTTCCGCTTCGCTGACCTGGACATAGAGGACAACAACTGTCAGGTCAACTATCTCAGAATCTACGATGGTGTAGGACCCCAGAGGACCCAGATAg TGAAGTTCTGTGGTCTGGGTCTGAAGGTTCCTGAGCTCATCCAGTCCGGTGGGAACCGGGTCACCATCCAGTTCATGAGTGGAACTCACCGCAGTGGGCGGGGCTTCTCCCTGTCCTACTCCACCATAGAACACACAG ATCTGATCACCTGTCTCGACAAAGGAATCCACTTCACTGAGGCAGAGTTCACAAGATACTGTCCTGCAGGATGTATGACCTCTGTTGGGGAGATTGCTGGGACCGTTCCCCACGGCTACAGAGAC TCATCTCCAGTGTGTCTAGCAGCCATCCATGCAGGTGTAGTGTCTAACTCTGTGGGCGGTCAGATCAGTGTGGTCAGCAGTAAGGGCATCCCTCACTACGATGGCTCACTGGCTAACAACGTCTCCTCCACTGT TGGTCCCTTGTCCAACAGCCTCTTCACTTTCAAGACCAGTG gttGCTATGGGACACTGGGTCTAGAGTCGGGCGTTGTTAGGGACTCCCAGCTTTCTGCTTCCTCTGTGTGGGAATGGAGTGACGTGATTGGCCAGCCCAGCGAGTGGGCCCCATCTGGGGCCCGCCTTAAAAGGGTGGGGCTTCCCTGGGCGTCGGCTCACAGCGACCAGCAGCAGTGGCTACAGGTGGACctgaagaaggagaagagaattACAGGCATCACCACAACAGGTTCCACCCTCCTGGAGTATCAGTTCTACGTGTCAGCCTATCGGGTCCTCTATAGCAACGATGGACAGTACTGGAGCACCTATCGGGAGGCAGATGCTACCCAGGACAAG GAGATGATCTCACTAAGGTTAAAAATCTATTTTACGAGAGAAACCTGCACCAAGAAG AGTTTTCAAGGAAACACCAACTATCTCCAGGAAGTGCGCAATAACTTCATCCCACCAATCGAGGCGCGATATGTGAGGATGAGCCCCACCCAGTGGCACCAGCGAATTGCCCTTAAGTTTGAGCTGCTCGGATGCCAGTTCCATCAAG CTAGGCCACGGATAAACCACCCCCCTCGTCCTCCCCCAGTGGCCACAGACACCCCCTCACTGTACGGCTTGACCACCCACACCCCTGAAATCAGAAACACCACCATGCCCCCACGCACCAGTAacg ATGTGGCATTGGCAGCAGTGTTGGTGCCAGTGTTGGTCATGGTTCTGACCGCCCTCGTCTTGACCATGGTCTGTGCCTGGCACTGGAGAAACAG gaAGAAGAGTTCAGAGGGGGCTTATGATTTACCTCATTGGGACCGTACAG acTGGTGGAAGAGTATGAAGCAGTTCCTGCCGTCCAAGATGGCAGAGGGGGAGCAGTCAGTCCGCTACTGCAGCAGTGAAGTGGGCCGGCTCAGAGGAAGAGGGATCGCCCCCAGACTACAGGCCAAACccgcag AATATGCCCAGCCCCTGGTGAGCGGTGTGGTGACATCACTAGGTCAGAGATCAACCTTCAAGCCAGAGGAAGGTTCTGACCACTGCTACACTGACCCTGACCTCTACGGTGCTCCTATGGCAACAGACATCTACCACACCTATGCTGAACCCCTGCCCGCCTCCGGTGCTGAGTACGCCACACCCATAGTGATTGACATTGCAAGCCACCTATCAGGGAGCTCCTTGCTGAGCCAGCCACCCACAGTCTCGAGCTTCATGGGCCGTGGCCCTGCCTCCCTACTCACGCGGACAGACAGTGGGCAATCGGGTAGATCAATGTACGACACGCCCAAGAGTACAGGACAGGCCACGCCCACTGAGGATCTAGCCTATCAGGTGCCTCAGAGCAGCTCTCAGAAGCCAGCGGGGCAGAGCTGA
- the LOC124045149 gene encoding discoidin, CUB and LCCL domain-containing protein 2-like isoform X3 codes for MGRAVMVGRGPTEAGLFFLSTLIILLTARSSRAQKGDGCGPSVLGPSSGTLSSLGYPGTYPNHTVCEWEISVPQGRRLHFRFADLDIEDNNCQVNYLRIYDGVGPQRTQIVKFCGLGLKVPELIQSGGNRVTIQFMSGTHRSGRGFSLSYSTIEHTDLITCLDKGIHFTEAEFTRYCPAGCMTSVGEIAGTVPHGYRDSSPVCLAAIHAGVVSNSVGGQISVVSSKGIPHYDGSLANNVSSTVGPLSNSLFTFKTSGCYGTLGLESGVVRDSQLSASSVWEWSDVIGQPSEWAPSGARLKRVGLPWASAHSDQQQWLQVDLKKEKRITGITTTGSTLLEYQFYVSAYRVLYSNDGQYWSTYREADATQDKSFQGNTNYLQEVRNNFIPPIEARYVRMSPTQWHQRIALKFELLGCQFHQARPRINHPPRPPPVATDTPSLYGLTTHTPEIRNTTMPPRTSNDVALAAVLVPVLVMVLTALVLTMVCAWHWRNRKKSSEGAYDLPHWDRTDWWKSMKQFLPSKMAEGEQSVRYCSSEVGRLRGRGIAPRLQAKPAEYAQPLVSGVVTSLGQRSTFKPEEGSDHCYTDPDLYGAPMATDIYHTYAEPLPASGAEYATPIVIDIASHLSGSSLLSQPPTVSSFMGRGPASLLTRTDSGQSGRSMYDTPKSTGQATPTEDLAYQVPQSSSQKPAGQS; via the exons ATGGGCAGAGCGGTAATGGTGGGCAGGGGACCGACAGAGGCCGGGCTTTTCTTCCTGTCGactctcatcatcctcctcaccGCCAGAAGCAGTCGAGCGCAGAAAG gtgatGGCTGTGGCCCCAGTGTGTTGGGCCCTAGCAGTGGGACCTTGTCCTCTCTGGGTTACCCCGGGACTTACCCCAACCACACGGTGTGTGAGTGGGAGATCAGTGTGCCGCAGGGCCGGAGGCTACACTTCCGCTTCGCTGACCTGGACATAGAGGACAACAACTGTCAGGTCAACTATCTCAGAATCTACGATGGTGTAGGACCCCAGAGGACCCAGATAg TGAAGTTCTGTGGTCTGGGTCTGAAGGTTCCTGAGCTCATCCAGTCCGGTGGGAACCGGGTCACCATCCAGTTCATGAGTGGAACTCACCGCAGTGGGCGGGGCTTCTCCCTGTCCTACTCCACCATAGAACACACAG ATCTGATCACCTGTCTCGACAAAGGAATCCACTTCACTGAGGCAGAGTTCACAAGATACTGTCCTGCAGGATGTATGACCTCTGTTGGGGAGATTGCTGGGACCGTTCCCCACGGCTACAGAGAC TCATCTCCAGTGTGTCTAGCAGCCATCCATGCAGGTGTAGTGTCTAACTCTGTGGGCGGTCAGATCAGTGTGGTCAGCAGTAAGGGCATCCCTCACTACGATGGCTCACTGGCTAACAACGTCTCCTCCACTGT TGGTCCCTTGTCCAACAGCCTCTTCACTTTCAAGACCAGTG gttGCTATGGGACACTGGGTCTAGAGTCGGGCGTTGTTAGGGACTCCCAGCTTTCTGCTTCCTCTGTGTGGGAATGGAGTGACGTGATTGGCCAGCCCAGCGAGTGGGCCCCATCTGGGGCCCGCCTTAAAAGGGTGGGGCTTCCCTGGGCGTCGGCTCACAGCGACCAGCAGCAGTGGCTACAGGTGGACctgaagaaggagaagagaattACAGGCATCACCACAACAGGTTCCACCCTCCTGGAGTATCAGTTCTACGTGTCAGCCTATCGGGTCCTCTATAGCAACGATGGACAGTACTGGAGCACCTATCGGGAGGCAGATGCTACCCAGGACAAG AGTTTTCAAGGAAACACCAACTATCTCCAGGAAGTGCGCAATAACTTCATCCCACCAATCGAGGCGCGATATGTGAGGATGAGCCCCACCCAGTGGCACCAGCGAATTGCCCTTAAGTTTGAGCTGCTCGGATGCCAGTTCCATCAAG CTAGGCCACGGATAAACCACCCCCCTCGTCCTCCCCCAGTGGCCACAGACACCCCCTCACTGTACGGCTTGACCACCCACACCCCTGAAATCAGAAACACCACCATGCCCCCACGCACCAGTAacg ATGTGGCATTGGCAGCAGTGTTGGTGCCAGTGTTGGTCATGGTTCTGACCGCCCTCGTCTTGACCATGGTCTGTGCCTGGCACTGGAGAAACAG gaAGAAGAGTTCAGAGGGGGCTTATGATTTACCTCATTGGGACCGTACAG acTGGTGGAAGAGTATGAAGCAGTTCCTGCCGTCCAAGATGGCAGAGGGGGAGCAGTCAGTCCGCTACTGCAGCAGTGAAGTGGGCCGGCTCAGAGGAAGAGGGATCGCCCCCAGACTACAGGCCAAACccgcag AATATGCCCAGCCCCTGGTGAGCGGTGTGGTGACATCACTAGGTCAGAGATCAACCTTCAAGCCAGAGGAAGGTTCTGACCACTGCTACACTGACCCTGACCTCTACGGTGCTCCTATGGCAACAGACATCTACCACACCTATGCTGAACCCCTGCCCGCCTCCGGTGCTGAGTACGCCACACCCATAGTGATTGACATTGCAAGCCACCTATCAGGGAGCTCCTTGCTGAGCCAGCCACCCACAGTCTCGAGCTTCATGGGCCGTGGCCCTGCCTCCCTACTCACGCGGACAGACAGTGGGCAATCGGGTAGATCAATGTACGACACGCCCAAGAGTACAGGACAGGCCACGCCCACTGAGGATCTAGCCTATCAGGTGCCTCAGAGCAGCTCTCAGAAGCCAGCGGGGCAGAGCTGA